A single region of the Streptomyces caelestis genome encodes:
- a CDS encoding DUF3073 domain-containing protein, with amino-acid sequence MGRGRAKAKQTKVARQLKYNSGGTDLSRLAEELGASPSNPQPPNGGPFEDDDQDDDLYARYADLYEDDDEDEDDQSPQHRRGA; translated from the coding sequence ATGGGGCGCGGCCGGGCCAAGGCCAAGCAGACGAAGGTCGCCCGCCAGCTGAAGTACAACAGCGGTGGGACTGACCTCTCACGCCTGGCCGAGGAGCTGGGTGCATCGCCTTCGAATCCGCAGCCGCCTAACGGCGGGCCGTTCGAGGACGATGATCAGGACGACGACCTGTACGCACGGTACGCCGACCTCTACGAGGACGACGATGAAGACGAGGACGACCAGTCCCCGCAACACCGTCGCGGCGCTTGA
- the bldC gene encoding developmental transcriptional regulator BldC has translation MTARTPDAEPLLTPAEVATMFRVDPKTVTRWAKAGKLTSIRTLGGHRRYREAEVRALLAGIPQQRSEA, from the coding sequence ATGACCGCTCGCACCCCTGATGCCGAGCCGCTGCTGACCCCGGCTGAGGTCGCCACCATGTTCCGCGTCGACCCCAAGACGGTCACGCGGTGGGCGAAGGCCGGCAAGCTCACGTCGATCCGCACGCTCGGCGGGCATCGTCGTTACCGCGAGGCCGAGGTCCGCGCTCTGCTCGCGGGCATTCCGCAGCAGCGCAGCGAGGCCTGA
- a CDS encoding Leu/Phe/Val dehydrogenase, protein MTDVTGAPADVLHTLFHSDQGGHEQVVLCQDRASGLKAVIAIHSTALGPALGGTRFYPYANEAEAVADALNLARGMSYKNAMAGLDHGGGKAVIIGDPERIKTEELLLAYGRFVASLGGRYVTACDVGTYVADMDVVARECRWTTGRSPENGGAGDSSVLTAYGVYQGMRASAQHLWGDPSLRAKRVGIAGVGKVGHHLVEHLVKEGAEVFVTDVREDAVRRITERHRDVMAVKDTDELIRVDGLGIYAPCALGGALNDDTVPVLTAEVVCGAANNQLAHPGVEKDLADRGILYAPDYVVNAGGVIQVADELHGFDFERCKAKAAKIFDTTLAIFARAKQDGIPPAAAADRIAEQRMHDAAAARRAR, encoded by the coding sequence GTGACCGACGTAACCGGCGCACCTGCTGATGTACTGCACACCCTGTTCCACTCGGACCAGGGCGGTCATGAGCAAGTCGTGCTCTGCCAGGACCGCGCGAGCGGCCTCAAGGCCGTCATCGCCATCCACTCCACCGCCCTGGGCCCCGCGCTCGGCGGCACGCGCTTCTACCCGTACGCGAACGAGGCCGAGGCCGTCGCCGACGCGCTGAACCTCGCCCGTGGGATGTCCTACAAGAACGCCATGGCCGGTCTCGACCACGGCGGCGGCAAGGCCGTGATCATCGGCGACCCGGAGCGGATCAAGACCGAGGAGCTGCTCCTCGCCTACGGCCGGTTCGTCGCCTCCCTCGGCGGCCGGTACGTCACCGCCTGTGACGTCGGCACGTACGTCGCCGACATGGACGTCGTGGCCCGCGAGTGCCGCTGGACCACCGGCCGCTCCCCGGAGAACGGCGGCGCCGGGGACTCCTCCGTCCTCACCGCCTACGGCGTCTACCAGGGCATGCGGGCCTCCGCGCAGCACCTGTGGGGCGACCCCTCGCTGCGCGCGAAGCGGGTCGGCATCGCCGGCGTCGGCAAGGTCGGCCACCACCTGGTGGAGCACCTGGTGAAGGAGGGCGCCGAGGTCTTCGTCACGGACGTGCGCGAGGACGCCGTACGGCGGATCACCGAGCGGCACCGGGACGTCATGGCCGTGAAGGACACCGACGAGCTGATCCGCGTCGACGGTCTGGGCATCTACGCTCCCTGCGCGCTGGGCGGGGCCCTGAACGACGACACGGTGCCGGTGCTGACCGCCGAGGTGGTCTGCGGCGCCGCCAACAACCAGCTCGCCCACCCGGGCGTGGAGAAGGACCTCGCCGACCGCGGGATCCTCTACGCGCCGGACTACGTCGTCAACGCCGGCGGCGTCATCCAGGTCGCCGACGAGCTGCACGGCTTCGACTTCGAGCGGTGCAAGGCGAAGGCGGCGAAGATCTTCGACACCACGCTGGCCATATTCGCACGTGCGAAGCAAGACGGCATTCCGCCGGCTGCCGCGGCCGACCGGATCGCCGAACAGCGCATGCACGACGCGGCCGCGGCCCGCCGGGCGCGCTGA
- the hrpA gene encoding ATP-dependent RNA helicase HrpA: MSTQSAPALGALASRLTELSLRDAHRLGRRLEGARKIRKPEARAAVLAEIEAEVGKAEERMAGRRGRLPEITYPEQLPVSQKKDEIADAIRDHQVVIVAGETGSGKTTQIPKICMELGRGVRGMIGHTQPRRIAARTVAERVADELDTPLGEAVGWKVRFTDQVDPDATFVKLMTDGILLAEIQTDRELRAYDTIIIDEAHERSLNIDFLLGYLAQLLPKRPDLKVVITSATIDPERFSRHFGDAPIVEVSGRTYPVEVRYRPLLEEDGEDADRDQITAITDAVEELQKEGQGDILVFLSGEREIRDTADALTKKNYRFTEILPLYARLSHAEQHRVFQPHTGRRIVLATNVAETSLTVPGIKYVIDPGFARISRYSHRTKVQRLPIEPVSQASANQRKGRCGRTSDGICIRLYSEEDFNARPEFTDAEILRTNLASVILQMTAAGLGDIEKFPFIDPPDHRNIRDGVQLLQELGALDPAQKDPRKRLTDTGRKLAQLPVDPRLARMVLEADTNGCVREVMVIAAALSIQDPRERPADKQTQADQQHARFKDETSDFLAYLNLWRYIREQQKERGSSSFRRMCKQEYLNFLRIREWQDIYSQLRTVAKQMGIHLNEDDAPADRIHVSLLAGLLSHIGMKDVKDGAKNEYLGARNAKFAIFPGSALFKKPPRFVMSAELVETSRLWARVNAKIEPEWVEPLAGHLLKRTYSEPHWEKDQAAVMAYEKVTLYGVPIVAQRKVNYGRIDPEVSRELFIRNALVEGDWRTHHKFFSDNRRLLTEVEELEHRARRRDILVDDETLFDFYDQRIPAHVVSGAHFDSWWKHKRHEQPDFLDFEREMLINEKAGEVTKDDYPDSWRQGNLKFRVTYQFEPGADADGVTVHIPLQVLNQVTDEGFDWQIPGLREELVTELIRSLPKPIRRNYVPAPNYAQAFLDKAVPLQEPLTTTMARELRLMVGVPFDAEDFDWGKVPDHLKITFRIVDERRRKLAEDKDLEALKLRLRPKARKALSQAAAATAERRGGELLERTGLTDWTIGTLTRVFETRRAGQPVKAYPALVDDGDTVSVRLFDTEAEQQQAMWKGTRRLILRNIPVNPAKFASEKLTNAQKLALSANPHGSIQALFDDCAMAAADKLIADFGGPAWDEESYRKLYDKVRAEIVDTTVRTVGQVQQVLAAWQACERRLKAVRSPALLPNLQDVRAQLDSLVKPGFVTEAGLRRMPDLMRYLVAADRRLTQMPTNAQRDTTRMQKVHEMQDEYAWLLEQMPQGRPVPSSVLDIRWMIEELRVSYFAHALGTAYPVSDKRIVKAIDAAAP, encoded by the coding sequence ATGTCTACGCAATCCGCTCCCGCCCTCGGCGCCCTCGCCTCCCGCCTGACCGAGCTCTCCCTGCGCGACGCGCACCGGCTCGGGCGCAGGCTCGAAGGCGCGCGCAAGATCCGTAAGCCGGAGGCCCGGGCCGCCGTGCTGGCCGAGATCGAGGCCGAGGTCGGCAAGGCCGAGGAGCGGATGGCCGGGCGACGCGGCCGTCTTCCCGAGATCACGTATCCCGAGCAGCTGCCGGTCAGCCAGAAGAAGGACGAGATCGCCGACGCCATCCGCGACCACCAGGTCGTGATCGTCGCCGGTGAGACCGGGTCCGGGAAGACCACGCAGATCCCGAAGATCTGCATGGAGCTCGGTCGCGGCGTCCGCGGCATGATCGGGCACACCCAGCCCCGCCGTATCGCCGCCCGCACCGTCGCCGAGCGTGTGGCGGACGAGCTGGACACCCCGCTGGGCGAGGCCGTCGGCTGGAAGGTCCGCTTCACCGACCAGGTCGACCCGGACGCCACCTTCGTCAAGCTCATGACGGACGGCATCCTGCTCGCCGAGATCCAGACCGACCGCGAGCTGCGCGCCTACGACACGATCATCATCGACGAGGCCCACGAACGGTCCCTCAACATCGACTTCCTGCTGGGCTACCTCGCCCAGCTGCTGCCCAAGCGCCCGGATCTGAAGGTCGTCATCACCTCGGCGACCATCGACCCCGAGCGCTTCTCACGGCACTTCGGCGACGCCCCCATCGTCGAGGTCAGCGGCCGTACGTACCCCGTGGAGGTGCGCTACCGGCCGCTCCTGGAGGAGGACGGCGAGGACGCCGACCGCGACCAGATCACCGCGATCACCGACGCGGTCGAGGAGCTCCAGAAGGAGGGCCAGGGCGACATCCTGGTCTTCCTCTCCGGCGAGCGGGAGATCCGGGACACGGCCGACGCGCTCACCAAGAAGAACTACCGCTTCACGGAGATCCTGCCGCTCTACGCCCGGCTCTCCCACGCCGAACAGCATCGCGTCTTCCAGCCGCACACCGGACGCAGGATCGTTCTGGCCACGAACGTCGCCGAGACCTCCCTCACCGTCCCGGGCATCAAGTACGTCATCGACCCGGGCTTCGCACGGATCTCCCGCTACAGCCACCGCACCAAGGTTCAGCGCCTGCCCATCGAGCCGGTCTCCCAGGCCAGCGCCAACCAGCGCAAGGGCCGCTGCGGCCGTACCTCGGACGGCATCTGCATCCGCCTGTACAGCGAGGAGGACTTCAACGCCCGCCCGGAGTTCACGGACGCGGAGATCCTCCGGACGAACCTCGCCTCCGTCATCCTCCAGATGACCGCGGCCGGCCTCGGCGACATCGAGAAGTTCCCCTTCATCGACCCGCCGGACCACCGCAACATCCGCGACGGCGTGCAGCTCCTCCAGGAGCTGGGCGCCCTCGACCCGGCGCAGAAGGACCCCCGCAAGCGGCTCACGGACACCGGCCGCAAGCTCGCCCAGCTGCCCGTCGACCCGCGGCTGGCCCGGATGGTCCTGGAGGCGGACACGAACGGCTGTGTGCGCGAGGTGATGGTCATAGCCGCCGCGCTGTCCATCCAGGACCCGCGCGAGCGCCCCGCCGACAAGCAGACCCAGGCCGACCAGCAGCACGCCCGTTTCAAGGACGAGACCAGCGACTTCCTGGCCTACCTCAACCTCTGGCGCTACATCCGCGAGCAGCAGAAGGAGCGCGGCTCGTCCTCCTTCCGCCGGATGTGCAAGCAGGAGTACCTCAACTTCCTTCGCATCCGCGAATGGCAGGACATCTACAGCCAGTTGCGCACGGTCGCGAAGCAGATGGGCATCCACCTCAACGAGGACGACGCCCCGGCCGACCGCATCCACGTCTCCCTCCTCGCGGGCCTGCTCTCCCACATCGGCATGAAGGACGTGAAGGACGGCGCGAAGAACGAGTATCTGGGCGCCCGCAACGCCAAGTTCGCGATCTTCCCGGGCTCGGCCCTCTTCAAGAAGCCCCCGCGCTTCGTGATGTCCGCCGAACTCGTCGAGACGTCCCGGCTCTGGGCCCGCGTCAACGCCAAGATCGAGCCCGAGTGGGTCGAACCCCTCGCCGGCCACCTCCTCAAGCGCACGTACAGCGAACCGCACTGGGAGAAGGACCAGGCCGCGGTGATGGCGTACGAGAAGGTCACGCTCTACGGCGTGCCGATCGTGGCCCAGCGGAAGGTCAACTACGGCCGGATCGACCCGGAGGTCAGCCGTGAGCTGTTCATCCGGAACGCGCTCGTCGAGGGCGACTGGCGCACGCACCACAAGTTCTTCTCGGACAACCGCAGACTCCTCACCGAGGTCGAGGAGCTGGAGCACCGGGCCCGGCGCCGGGACATCCTGGTCGACGACGAGACGCTGTTCGACTTCTACGACCAGCGCATCCCCGCACACGTCGTCTCCGGCGCCCACTTCGACTCCTGGTGGAAGCACAAGCGGCACGAGCAGCCCGACTTCCTCGACTTCGAGCGCGAGATGCTCATCAACGAGAAGGCGGGCGAGGTCACCAAGGACGACTATCCGGACTCCTGGCGCCAGGGGAACCTCAAGTTCCGCGTCACGTACCAGTTCGAGCCGGGCGCGGACGCCGACGGCGTGACCGTCCACATCCCGCTCCAGGTCCTCAACCAGGTCACGGACGAGGGCTTCGACTGGCAGATCCCGGGCCTCAGGGAGGAGCTCGTCACGGAGCTCATCCGGTCCCTGCCCAAGCCGATCCGCCGCAACTACGTGCCCGCGCCGAACTACGCGCAGGCGTTCCTGGACAAGGCGGTCCCCCTCCAGGAGCCCCTCACCACGACCATGGCCCGCGAGCTGCGGCTCATGGTCGGAGTACCTTTCGACGCCGAGGACTTCGACTGGGGCAAGGTCCCCGATCACCTGAAGATCACCTTCCGGATCGTCGACGAGCGGCGCCGCAAGCTCGCCGAGGACAAGGACCTGGAGGCTCTGAAGCTCAGGCTCCGGCCGAAGGCCCGCAAGGCCCTCTCCCAGGCGGCGGCCGCCACCGCGGAACGCCGGGGCGGCGAGTTGCTGGAGCGCACGGGCCTCACCGACTGGACGATCGGCACCCTCACCCGCGTCTTCGAGACCAGGCGGGCCGGCCAGCCGGTGAAGGCCTACCCGGCGCTGGTCGACGACGGCGACACGGTCTCCGTACGCCTCTTCGACACGGAGGCCGAGCAGCAGCAGGCCATGTGGAAGGGCACCCGCCGCCTGATCCTGCGCAACATCCCGGTGAACCCGGCCAAGTTCGCCTCCGAGAAGCTGACGAACGCGCAGAAGCTGGCGCTGTCCGCGAATCCGCACGGCTCCATCCAGGCGCTGTTCGACGACTGCGCGATGGCGGCCGCCGACAAGCTGATCGCGGACTTCGGCGGGCCGGCGTGGGACGAGGAGTCGTACCGGAAGCTGTACGACAAGGTGCGCGCCGAGATCGTCGACACGACCGTCCGTACGGTGGGCCAGGTGCAGCAGGTGCTGGCCGCCTGGCAGGCCTGTGAGCGCCGTCTGAAGGCCGTACGCAGCCCCGCGCTGCTGCCGAACCTCCAGGACGTACGGGCGCAGCTGGACTCCCTCGTGAAGCCGGGCTTCGTGACGGAGGCGGGTCTGCGCCGCATGCCGGATCTCATGCGCTACCTGGTGGCCGCGGACCGGCGTCTGACGCAGATGCCGACGAACGCCCAGCGGGACACCACGCGGATGCAGAAGGTCCACGAGATGCAGGACGAGTACGCCTGGCTCCTGGAGCAGATGCCGCAGGGCCGGCCGGTGCCGTCGTCGGTCCTGGACATCCGCTGGATGATCGAGGAGCTCCGGGTCAGCTACTTCGCCCACGCGCTGGGCACGGCGTACCCCGTGTCCGACAAGCGGATCGTGAAGGCGATCGACGCGGCAGCGCCGTAA
- a CDS encoding DUF6274 family protein gives MAASARHETRALLRAHLAAASSYRHLTRHCPICHHLLRLAMESASRTAQASQGAVENESPARA, from the coding sequence ATGGCGGCATCGGCTAGGCATGAGACGCGGGCCCTGCTCCGTGCGCATCTGGCGGCCGCGTCGTCGTACCGGCATCTCACGCGCCACTGTCCGATCTGCCATCACCTGCTGCGGCTGGCGATGGAGTCCGCCTCTCGCACCGCCCAGGCCTCCCAGGGGGCCGTCGAGAACGAGAGCCCGGCGCGGGCCTGA
- the purM gene encoding phosphoribosylformylglycinamidine cyclo-ligase: MSETTGASYAAAGVDIEAGDRAVELMKEWVKKAQRPEVLGGLGGFAGLFDASALKNYERPLLASATDGVGTKVDIARQLGVYDTIGHDLVAMVMDDIVVCGAEPLFMTDYICVGKVHPERVAAIVKGIAEGCVLAGCALVGGETAEHPGLLGEDDFDVAGAGTGVVEADRLLGADRIRTGDAVIAMASSGLHSNGYSLVRHVLLNQAGLALDAHIDELGRTLGEELLEPTKIYSLDCLALMRTTEVHAFSHVTGGGLAANLARVVPDELHAIVDRSTWTPDPIFELVGRTGSVERLELEKTLNMGVGMIAIVPQESTDVALATLADRGVDAWVTGEITDRGEHTTGAALVSDYAS; the protein is encoded by the coding sequence ATGTCTGAGACAACTGGTGCCAGCTACGCAGCCGCGGGCGTCGACATCGAAGCGGGCGACCGCGCCGTCGAGCTGATGAAGGAGTGGGTGAAGAAGGCCCAGCGCCCCGAGGTCCTCGGCGGCCTCGGCGGCTTCGCCGGCCTCTTCGACGCCTCCGCCCTGAAGAACTACGAGCGGCCCCTGCTCGCCTCCGCCACGGACGGCGTCGGCACCAAGGTCGACATCGCCCGCCAGCTGGGCGTCTACGACACGATCGGCCACGACCTGGTCGCCATGGTCATGGACGACATCGTGGTCTGCGGCGCCGAGCCCCTGTTCATGACCGACTACATCTGTGTCGGCAAGGTCCACCCCGAGCGGGTCGCCGCCATCGTCAAGGGCATCGCCGAGGGCTGTGTGCTGGCCGGCTGCGCCCTGGTCGGCGGCGAGACGGCCGAGCACCCGGGCCTGCTGGGCGAGGACGACTTCGACGTCGCCGGCGCCGGTACGGGCGTCGTGGAGGCCGACCGGCTGCTCGGCGCGGACCGTATCCGGACGGGTGACGCGGTGATCGCCATGGCGTCCTCCGGGCTTCACTCGAACGGGTACTCGCTCGTCCGGCACGTCCTGCTGAACCAGGCGGGCCTGGCCCTGGACGCGCACATCGACGAGCTCGGCCGTACCCTCGGCGAGGAACTGCTGGAGCCGACGAAGATCTACTCGCTGGACTGCCTGGCCCTGATGCGCACCACCGAGGTGCACGCCTTCAGCCACGTCACCGGCGGCGGACTCGCGGCCAACCTCGCCCGGGTCGTCCCCGACGAACTGCACGCGATCGTCGACCGCTCCACCTGGACCCCGGACCCGATCTTCGAGCTGGTCGGCCGCACGGGCAGCGTCGAGCGCCTCGAGCTCGAGAAGACCCTGAACATGGGCGTCGGCATGATCGCGATCGTGCCGCAGGAGTCCACGGACGTGGCCCTGGCGACCCTGGCCGACCGCGGCGTGGACGCCTGGGTGACCGGAGAGATCACGGACAGGGGCGAGCACACCACTGGTGCCGCCCTCGTGAGTGACTACGCGAGCTGA